The proteins below come from a single Chryseobacterium nepalense genomic window:
- a CDS encoding sensor histidine kinase, with amino-acid sequence MNKNERKIYIYSAFLITLMVNSAKLMALNSDGIIARYWQFNIEEYSFQFLYNMLFCLFLLYLNLSDGKFLSVFRENKQYWKFYLCNSLVIVAAIVLGSLIHSFIFGIFHLPGGRIRGYFARFLLSSIMIAVVIRLILLMRESRKKDMLNEQLNSAYLQTQLQLLQEQLNPHFLFNTLSSLSAIVMENPGLAQNYILHLSKIFRYTLVHSGNNLVTLEKELEHLKSYSQLITMRLENTFQIHINISKDLIQMQILHLSLQPLIENAVKHNRATLSDPLIIEIYEGNRWLIIRNNLQPTISKTEGAGIGLTNLNERYKLQNQQEIEIHQTTEYFIVKLPLL; translated from the coding sequence ATGAATAAAAATGAGAGAAAAATATATATTTACAGTGCGTTTTTGATCACATTGATGGTAAATTCTGCAAAACTGATGGCACTGAACAGTGATGGGATTATCGCCCGTTACTGGCAGTTCAATATTGAGGAATATAGCTTCCAGTTTTTGTATAATATGTTATTCTGCCTTTTTTTATTATACCTTAATCTTTCCGACGGTAAATTTCTAAGTGTCTTTAGAGAAAACAAACAATACTGGAAATTCTACCTGTGTAATTCCCTGGTTATTGTTGCAGCAATTGTCCTGGGAAGCTTGATCCATTCTTTTATTTTTGGAATCTTCCATCTTCCCGGAGGAAGAATCAGAGGGTATTTTGCCAGGTTTTTGCTAAGCAGCATCATGATTGCCGTAGTAATCCGTCTCATTCTTCTGATGCGCGAAAGCAGAAAAAAAGACATGCTTAACGAGCAGCTTAATTCCGCTTACCTTCAGACTCAGCTTCAATTGCTTCAGGAACAACTTAATCCGCATTTTCTTTTCAATACCCTGAGCAGTCTTTCTGCCATAGTCATGGAAAATCCTGGTCTGGCCCAAAACTATATCCTTCATCTTTCCAAAATTTTCAGATATACATTGGTTCATTCAGGTAATAATCTGGTAACCCTTGAGAAGGAGCTTGAGCATTTAAAGTCTTATAGCCAACTCATAACAATGCGGCTGGAAAACACCTTCCAGATTCATATCAATATCAGCAAAGATTTAATCCAAATGCAAATCCTTCATTTATCACTGCAACCTTTGATCGAAAATGCGGTTAAACATAACAGAGCGACACTTTCAGATCCTTTAATCATAGAGATTTATGAAGGGAACAGATGGCTTATCATCCGAAACAACCTCCAGCCCACCATCAGCAAGACAGAGGGTGCCGGAATTGGTCTTACCAATTTAAATGAAAGATATAAGCTGCAAAATCAGCAAGAGATAGAGATCCATCAAACGACAGAATATTTCATCGTAAAGCTTCCTTTATTATGA
- a CDS encoding LytR/AlgR family response regulator transcription factor, whose protein sequence is MRRNIHIIIIEDEPATARHLEYILKEINPEIQITKCLQSIAEATEWFTLNDNNYDLIFSDIRLSDGLSFEIFRKVNIKKPVIFVTAYHDYAIEAFRNNGIDYVLKPFDKEEITRTIFKYHILIAADSEKRQNEKASLLQKLQNATKHYRKSFLIHYCGRLIPVEAAKINWFHTANEIVYAHLSDGRQYIMEFTLEQLENELEPTLFFRANRQFIINKKAVEAVEYFFNGRLLIKIHPSPQDQIIVSKAKAMTFRKWLDQ, encoded by the coding sequence ATGAGAAGAAATATACATATTATCATTATTGAGGATGAACCTGCTACCGCGAGACATCTGGAATACATCCTGAAAGAAATCAATCCGGAAATACAAATCACAAAATGTTTGCAGAGTATAGCAGAAGCAACGGAGTGGTTTACCTTAAATGATAATAATTATGACCTGATATTTTCAGACATAAGACTTTCTGATGGATTATCGTTTGAAATATTTAGAAAGGTTAACATAAAAAAGCCTGTCATCTTTGTTACTGCATATCATGATTATGCTATTGAGGCCTTCCGTAACAATGGCATTGATTACGTGTTAAAACCCTTCGATAAAGAAGAAATAACGCGTACGATATTTAAATATCACATCTTAATTGCTGCTGATTCTGAAAAAAGACAGAATGAAAAAGCATCTCTGCTTCAGAAGCTGCAAAATGCGACGAAGCACTATCGAAAATCTTTCCTTATACATTATTGCGGCAGGCTTATCCCTGTGGAAGCAGCTAAGATTAATTGGTTCCATACGGCCAATGAGATTGTATATGCACATTTGTCTGACGGCAGGCAATATATAATGGAATTTACACTGGAACAGCTGGAAAATGAACTTGAACCTACTCTTTTTTTCAGGGCTAACCGCCAGTTCATTATTAATAAAAAAGCCGTAGAAGCCGTGGAATACTTTTTTAACGGAAGGCTGTTAATTAAAATTCATCCTTCACCACAGGACCAGATCATCGTCAGCAAGGCAAAAGCCATGACTTTTAGAAAATGGCTGGACCAATAA